One segment of Luteitalea sp. DNA contains the following:
- a CDS encoding FCD domain-containing protein, with protein MDAPGPGRSPTARRASRSAGRPRLRAASARRTDSQDAEAPGFPGAQNAEAALEDAVPSASERVVHHVRVLLEQGLLKPGDRLPPERQLAVEAGVSRSSVRVGLRALATMGVIQSRHGSGTYVVDGPPMLESEPLRYLATLHGFSRDEMFEARRLLEVGVAGLSAERATGEDLAAIAEEVTSMFASIEIPHDFLVHDIRFHRAVAAASGNPILASLVEMVSAVFYKRRRETVARARDLKESAEMHRRIYMAIRQRDTTAARALMNEHLQQSWQAQISEET; from the coding sequence ATGGACGCGCCTGGCCCCGGCCGTTCACCGACCGCGCGTCGCGCCAGCCGTTCAGCGGGCAGGCCCCGCCTTCGCGCTGCTTCGGCTCGGCGCACCGACTCGCAGGACGCGGAGGCACCTGGGTTCCCCGGAGCACAGAACGCGGAGGCGGCCCTCGAGGATGCTGTGCCCAGCGCGTCCGAGCGCGTCGTGCACCACGTGCGAGTGCTGCTCGAACAAGGGCTGCTCAAGCCGGGCGATCGCCTGCCACCGGAGAGACAGCTCGCCGTGGAAGCGGGTGTGAGTCGGTCGAGCGTGCGGGTCGGCCTGCGCGCGCTCGCGACCATGGGCGTGATTCAGTCGCGTCACGGCTCGGGCACTTACGTGGTGGACGGACCGCCGATGCTCGAGAGCGAGCCACTTCGCTACCTGGCGACGCTACATGGCTTCAGCCGCGATGAGATGTTCGAGGCGCGCCGGTTGCTCGAGGTGGGCGTCGCCGGCCTGAGCGCAGAGCGGGCCACTGGCGAAGACCTCGCCGCTATCGCGGAGGAGGTGACGAGTATGTTCGCCTCGATCGAGATCCCACACGACTTCCTCGTCCACGACATCCGCTTCCATCGAGCCGTGGCGGCCGCGTCCGGCAATCCCATCCTCGCCTCGCTCGTCGAGATGGTCTCCGCCGTCTTCTACAAGCGGCGGCGAGAAACGGTCGCACGAGCGCGAGATCTCAAAGAATCGGCCGAGATGCATCGGCGCATTTATATGGCCATCCGCCAACGCGACACCACAGCCGCGCGCGCCCTGATGAACGAGCACCTCCAGCAAAGTTGGCAGGCTCAGATATCCGAAGAGACGTAG
- the thrC gene encoding threonine synthase, whose protein sequence is MYRASFRCINGCPGEYPLTQPIYRCPHCQHLLEVAHDLAALGDRSPAAWMRLFDDRYKRTAWPYGSSVWGKKEWVCPGLPDEHIVSMDEGGTNLLWAERYGRALGLEDVWVKQCGNSHTGSFKDLGMTVLVSVVRYMIALGQPVRAVGCASTGDTSASLAAYAAAAGIPAIVILPRGRVSVAQLIQPLANGATVLALDTDFDGCMAIVKRLAEEEGVYLANSMNSLRLEGQKTVAIEIVQQWDWEVPEVIIIPGGNLGNVSALGAGFDMMEALGLIRKRPRIVVAQAAAANPLYLASQRSWQFEPVVAQPTLASAIQIGNPVSIQKAIRTLEKYDGIVEQATEEELANAAARADQSGMYNCPHTGVALAVLEKLVARGEIDRGDRVVVISTANGLKFTEFKERYHERALDNVVPRYANTPIELPNDYDAVRRAIE, encoded by the coding sequence ATGTATCGCGCTTCCTTTCGCTGCATCAACGGGTGCCCCGGTGAGTATCCGCTGACGCAGCCCATTTATCGCTGCCCTCACTGCCAGCATCTGCTGGAAGTCGCCCATGATCTCGCGGCGCTGGGAGATCGCTCACCCGCCGCCTGGATGCGGCTCTTCGACGACCGCTACAAGCGAACGGCCTGGCCCTACGGATCGTCCGTGTGGGGGAAGAAGGAGTGGGTGTGCCCGGGCCTTCCCGACGAGCACATCGTCTCCATGGACGAAGGCGGAACCAACCTGCTGTGGGCCGAGCGTTACGGCCGTGCGCTCGGCCTCGAAGACGTGTGGGTGAAGCAGTGCGGGAACTCGCACACCGGCTCGTTCAAGGATCTCGGCATGACCGTTCTCGTGTCGGTCGTGCGCTACATGATCGCGCTGGGCCAGCCGGTGCGCGCGGTCGGGTGCGCCTCGACCGGCGACACCTCCGCCTCGCTCGCCGCCTACGCGGCGGCGGCGGGCATTCCGGCCATCGTCATTCTGCCGAGGGGACGCGTGTCGGTGGCGCAGCTGATTCAGCCGCTGGCGAACGGCGCCACGGTGCTGGCGCTCGACACGGACTTCGATGGCTGCATGGCCATCGTCAAGCGGTTGGCCGAAGAAGAAGGGGTTTACCTCGCCAATTCCATGAACAGTCTGCGTCTCGAAGGCCAGAAGACGGTGGCCATCGAGATCGTCCAGCAGTGGGACTGGGAGGTCCCGGAGGTGATCATCATCCCAGGCGGGAACCTGGGCAACGTGAGCGCGCTCGGCGCTGGCTTCGACATGATGGAGGCGCTCGGGCTGATCCGCAAGCGACCGCGCATCGTCGTCGCGCAGGCGGCCGCCGCCAATCCTCTGTATCTCGCCTCTCAGCGCAGCTGGCAGTTCGAACCGGTCGTCGCGCAGCCCACGCTCGCGTCGGCCATCCAGATTGGTAATCCCGTCTCGATTCAGAAGGCGATCCGCACCCTCGAGAAATATGACGGCATCGTCGAGCAGGCCACCGAAGAGGAGCTCGCCAACGCGGCGGCACGCGCGGATCAGTCAGGCATGTACAACTGTCCCCACACGGGTGTCGCCTTGGCGGTGCTGGAAAAGCTCGTTGCTCGTGGAGAGATCGATCGAGGCGATCGGGTTGTCGTGATCTCGACGGCCAATGGTCTCAAGTTCACCGAGTTCAAGGAGCGTTACCATGAGCGCGCCCTGGACAATGTCGTACCGCGGTATGCAAACACACCCATCGAATTGCCAAACGACTACGACGCCGTGAGACGCGCCATCGAGTAG
- a CDS encoding NYN domain-containing protein — protein sequence MDTSDAGVPTDRCERTSRLPEPRLKIAVFIDFDNIEIGVKTTLGGRFDPGAVLEAVKERGEVATKIAYGDWTRAGDYSRELTQHGIQMVQRSLTPGGDKNGADINLALDALEMAFTHSHINAFVIVGGDSDFMALVEKLKQYDRKVMVVGGRQFTSIILQRNCHEFIAYENVTRDRRPGARRGPVKNPAEGMPLVKRALKILADREVTPQLGVLKSTLLQLDPTFSEREYGVSSFRDFAERLARGGHVTLKGTDRSLHVELKEQESSGDADAASAESASDAPEVAADSVAQTEPRESTEGGPVSENGAPAGTQADGFTILRETFLRPGAVQRWPLYVRQVKQILRSTQERFDERRYGFGGIVDALRYGQREGLFRLDRDRQGVIRVYPGALFQQPSTATTAAGAPDVKEQEAEGAPGPEPLVDERETSAEPDQRSEREQTGLFESAEQAPPSEQAQPDAGGTSMEEEPTRKPTARRTRVGKQTARRPTRATSTAGASAFAPRASADKAASPSSGARKTTTTRKRARKAPQTEPGRS from the coding sequence ATGGACACCAGCGACGCTGGTGTCCCGACAGACCGGTGTGAAAGGACATCCCGCTTGCCGGAACCACGACTGAAGATTGCCGTTTTCATCGACTTCGACAACATCGAGATCGGCGTCAAAACCACCCTCGGTGGCCGTTTCGACCCCGGCGCCGTCCTCGAAGCCGTGAAGGAGCGCGGGGAGGTCGCAACCAAGATTGCCTATGGTGACTGGACGCGCGCAGGCGACTACAGCCGGGAGCTGACGCAGCATGGCATCCAGATGGTCCAGCGCAGCTTGACCCCCGGTGGCGACAAGAACGGCGCAGATATCAACCTCGCCCTCGACGCCCTCGAAATGGCGTTCACGCACAGCCACATCAACGCATTCGTCATCGTCGGTGGCGACAGCGACTTCATGGCCCTGGTCGAAAAGCTGAAACAGTACGATCGCAAGGTGATGGTGGTCGGCGGGCGCCAGTTCACGAGCATCATCCTCCAGCGCAACTGCCACGAGTTCATCGCGTACGAGAACGTGACGCGTGACCGCCGCCCGGGCGCTCGGCGGGGGCCGGTCAAGAACCCCGCGGAGGGCATGCCGCTCGTCAAGCGCGCGCTCAAGATTCTCGCGGATCGTGAGGTCACGCCTCAGCTTGGCGTCCTCAAGAGCACGCTGCTCCAGCTCGACCCGACGTTCTCCGAGCGGGAGTACGGCGTCAGCAGCTTCCGCGACTTCGCCGAGCGGCTGGCGCGCGGCGGCCACGTGACACTCAAGGGCACGGACCGGAGCCTACACGTCGAGCTGAAGGAGCAAGAATCGTCTGGAGACGCCGACGCGGCAAGCGCTGAGAGCGCGTCGGATGCCCCAGAGGTCGCGGCGGACAGCGTGGCGCAAACCGAGCCTCGCGAGAGCACGGAGGGAGGTCCCGTCAGTGAGAACGGCGCGCCAGCGGGCACCCAAGCCGACGGCTTCACGATCTTGCGCGAGACATTCCTGCGCCCCGGGGCCGTACAACGCTGGCCGCTCTATGTGCGCCAGGTGAAGCAGATTCTCCGGTCGACGCAAGAGCGCTTCGACGAGCGCCGCTACGGCTTCGGGGGCATTGTCGACGCGCTGCGCTATGGTCAACGCGAAGGCCTCTTCCGTCTCGACCGTGACCGGCAAGGGGTCATCCGGGTTTATCCCGGTGCGTTATTCCAACAGCCGTCGACGGCCACTACAGCCGCCGGTGCCCCAGACGTGAAAGAACAGGAGGCAGAAGGCGCCCCCGGACCGGAGCCGCTCGTCGACGAGCGCGAGACTTCTGCAGAGCCTGACCAGCGGAGCGAGCGCGAGCAAACCGGGTTGTTCGAGAGCGCTGAGCAGGCCCCGCCGAGCGAGCAGGCGCAACCCGATGCCGGCGGGACGTCCATGGAGGAGGAACCCACGCGGAAGCCAACGGCCCGTCGCACGCGCGTCGGCAAGCAGACGGCTCGACGTCCCACACGCGCCACGTCGACGGCTGGCGCTTCCGCCTTCGCGCCTCGCGCTTCGGCGGACAAGGCTGCAAGCCCGTCGAGCGGTGCGCGAAAGACGACGACCACACGCAAGCGAGCGCGAAAGGCACCCCAGACCGAGCCGGGCCGGTCATAG
- a CDS encoding methyltransferase domain-containing protein, protein MQQRWSVVGFGLVLMVLMVQAESRTTALSLPQVAAPPASSESEKSEPDVIFVPTPPEVVEAMLKTANVTKDDVVYDLGCGDGRIVVAAARDFGARGVGIDIDPQRIKEANENVQAAGVEDRVEIRQDDLFGTDISEATVVTLYLLPTLNVKLMPKLQSELKPGTRIVSHSFDMQGEWEPEEEVEVDGRKVYYWTVPEK, encoded by the coding sequence ATGCAACAGCGATGGTCAGTCGTAGGGTTTGGTTTGGTCCTGATGGTGTTAATGGTGCAGGCGGAATCCCGCACGACGGCACTGAGTCTGCCACAGGTGGCGGCGCCGCCGGCGTCCAGTGAGTCGGAGAAGAGCGAGCCGGATGTCATCTTCGTTCCAACTCCGCCCGAGGTCGTGGAGGCGATGCTCAAGACCGCCAACGTGACCAAAGACGATGTGGTCTACGACCTCGGATGCGGCGACGGCCGCATCGTCGTGGCTGCCGCTCGTGACTTTGGCGCGCGCGGCGTCGGGATCGACATCGACCCACAGCGCATCAAGGAGGCGAACGAGAACGTCCAGGCCGCCGGTGTCGAGGATCGCGTCGAGATCCGGCAGGACGACTTGTTTGGCACCGATATCAGCGAGGCGACCGTCGTCACGCTGTACTTGCTCCCAACGCTCAACGTGAAGCTCATGCCAAAGCTGCAGAGCGAGCTCAAGCCAGGCACGCGGATCGTCTCGCACTCGTTCGACATGCAGGGGGAATGGGAACCTGAAGAAGAGGTCGAGGTAGACGGCCGCAAGGTGTACTACTGGACCGTTCCGGAGAAGTAG
- a CDS encoding phosphotransferase — protein MRAHVQHSLLTVISQFQVYGDCLATPRYGSGHINETYALTFNQSGAPVRYILQRINHDVFRQPIPLMENVARVTAHARARLSTNGSGDISRRVLTLVPSSDGKPYVIDEEGAVWRMYLFIEGARTYDVIETDRQARAAARAFGEYQRLLADLPGVRLHETIPHFHHTRRRFGALQRAIDADICNRAARVASEIAFADAREAGIDALLARQAHGELPERTTHNDTKLNNVMIDDQTSEGLCVIDLDTTMPGLAAYDFGDLVRTATAAAAEDEQNLDKVCARMDMFEALAEGYLSTAGAFLTPPERESLTVGARLITLENGLRFLTDYLQGDVYFKTSRPDHNVDRARTQFKMVESMEAQLDTMDRIIERLG, from the coding sequence ATGCGCGCGCACGTCCAACATAGTCTCCTCACCGTCATCAGCCAGTTCCAAGTGTACGGCGATTGCCTCGCCACCCCTCGCTACGGCAGCGGCCACATCAACGAAACCTACGCCCTCACCTTCAACCAGTCGGGCGCACCAGTCCGCTACATCCTGCAGCGCATCAATCACGACGTCTTCAGGCAACCCATTCCGCTCATGGAGAATGTCGCGCGCGTGACCGCTCATGCCCGCGCGCGACTCTCCACCAACGGCAGCGGGGATATCTCGCGACGGGTCCTCACCCTCGTCCCCTCATCGGACGGCAAGCCCTACGTCATCGACGAAGAAGGCGCCGTGTGGCGTATGTATCTCTTCATCGAGGGCGCGCGGACCTACGATGTCATCGAGACGGACCGGCAGGCGCGGGCCGCGGCGCGAGCCTTCGGTGAGTATCAACGGCTCCTCGCCGACCTCCCCGGCGTCAGGCTGCACGAGACCATTCCGCACTTCCACCACACGCGCCGGCGCTTCGGCGCTCTGCAGCGGGCGATCGACGCCGACATCTGCAACCGCGCGGCGCGGGTGGCCAGCGAGATCGCGTTCGCGGACGCGCGCGAGGCCGGTATCGATGCGCTGCTGGCACGGCAAGCTCACGGCGAGCTCCCAGAACGTACCACGCACAATGACACGAAGCTCAACAACGTGATGATTGACGATCAGACGTCGGAAGGGCTCTGTGTGATCGACCTCGACACAACCATGCCGGGACTTGCGGCGTATGACTTTGGCGACCTGGTGCGAACCGCGACGGCGGCAGCCGCCGAAGACGAGCAGAACCTCGACAAAGTCTGCGCACGCATGGACATGTTCGAGGCGCTCGCGGAAGGTTATTTGTCCACCGCAGGTGCCTTCCTCACGCCACCTGAACGAGAATCGCTCACTGTGGGTGCCAGGCTCATCACCCTCGAGAACGGTCTTCGATTCTTGACCGACTACCTGCAGGGCGACGTTTACTTCAAGACGTCGCGTCCCGATCACAACGTGGACCGCGCCCGCACGCAGTTCAAGATGGTGGAATCGATGGAGGCACAACTCGATACGATGGACCGAATCATCGAGCGGCTGGGGTAG
- a CDS encoding nucleotidyltransferase, translating into MNPTLLILAAGIGSRYGGLKQLDPMGPHGETVMDYAVFDAIGAGFARIVFIVRPEFADLFRTTIGERYASQTRVDYAFQTLEDLPSDFEVPPGREKPWGTTQAVLAARDIIHEPFAVINADDFYGRESYRIMHDFLVTRSQQSPAAVADYAMIGYQLRQTLSAHGSVARGVCETNGQGLLRSVREMTKVVRVDGRVENREDPAHPVELTGDEVVSLNFWGFAPSVFAQLAEIFERFLRARRADLTAECYIPAAVDTLIARNRARVHVLPTSASWFGVTYREDKPLVMEAIQHLVEAGRYPSPLWS; encoded by the coding sequence ATGAACCCGACTCTTCTCATTCTTGCAGCAGGCATCGGCAGTCGCTACGGTGGCCTGAAACAGTTGGATCCCATGGGGCCTCACGGGGAGACCGTCATGGACTACGCCGTGTTCGATGCGATCGGCGCAGGGTTTGCCCGTATCGTGTTCATCGTCCGGCCCGAGTTCGCCGACCTGTTTCGCACCACGATCGGCGAGCGGTATGCGAGCCAGACGAGAGTCGACTACGCCTTCCAGACACTGGAGGATCTGCCGTCCGACTTCGAGGTGCCGCCCGGACGTGAGAAGCCGTGGGGGACGACGCAAGCGGTGCTCGCGGCACGCGATATCATCCACGAACCGTTCGCGGTCATCAATGCAGACGACTTCTACGGGCGTGAATCGTACCGGATCATGCACGACTTCCTCGTCACCCGATCGCAGCAGTCGCCCGCTGCCGTCGCCGATTACGCGATGATCGGCTACCAGCTCCGGCAGACGCTCTCCGCCCACGGCAGCGTGGCGCGCGGCGTGTGTGAGACCAACGGGCAGGGCTTGTTGCGGTCGGTGCGCGAGATGACGAAGGTGGTCCGAGTGGACGGACGCGTCGAGAACCGCGAGGATCCCGCACACCCGGTCGAGCTGACCGGTGACGAGGTGGTCTCGCTCAACTTCTGGGGCTTCGCGCCGTCGGTGTTCGCACAGCTTGCCGAGATCTTCGAGCGCTTCCTGCGCGCGCGCCGTGCGGATCTCACGGCCGAATGCTATATTCCGGCGGCGGTCGATACGCTCATTGCCCGCAACCGGGCGCGCGTGCACGTGCTGCCGACCTCCGCGTCCTGGTTCGGCGTGACCTACCGGGAAGACAAGCCCCTGGTCATGGAAGCCATCCAGCACCTCGTCGAGGCCGGCCGCTACCCTTCCCCGCTCTGGAGCTGA
- a CDS encoding Na+:solute symporter — protein sequence MQLQAIDWLIALGSVAICFVPALFFGRRSGRSTSEYFGSGRAVPWWLAGISMVATTFSSDTPNLVTDIVRRQGVAGNWQWWAFTLTGIATVFFYARLWRRSGVLTDLEFYELRYSGTAASAVRGFRAVYLGLLFNCLIMATVNLAACKIAGVLFGLAPWQTLMFVGLLNVAFAAHSGLWGVLVIDMIQFGIMMTAVIAAAYFALGLPQVGGLDGLVTKLSAMEGPGGVHYLNLLPDFTNTWDIALAVFVMPIAVQWWAVWYPGSEPGGGSYIAQRMLASKSERDSLGAVLFFNLAHYVLRPWPWIITALCSILVYPELSDIQRAFPHLDPRLLGHDIAYPAMLKFLPAGFVGLMVGGLIAANSSTILTHLNWGASYLVHDFYRRFIRREADEQHYVRVGRITTVLLFVCAAGLTFVLDTAKDAFDIILQVGAGTGLLYLARWFWWRVTAWCEVVAMVSSFVISVLLIGLARYDVLQPSTFIGLKDINLLITIAVTTVCWVLTAYLGPQTDRQTLVEFYRRVRPAGPGWAPIRRLAGISKEEAARTGDDLPLALVGWVAGCTMTWSALFTIGNFLYGRMGYTIPLGLVVLVSASVLLYVVNRLWSSPLKTQHS from the coding sequence ATGCAACTGCAGGCGATTGATTGGCTCATCGCGCTCGGATCCGTGGCGATCTGCTTCGTTCCGGCACTGTTCTTCGGCCGGCGGTCTGGCCGCAGCACGTCCGAATACTTCGGGTCGGGTCGGGCGGTGCCCTGGTGGCTTGCCGGTATCTCGATGGTGGCCACGACGTTCAGCAGCGACACACCAAATCTGGTGACCGACATCGTGCGCCGGCAGGGCGTCGCCGGGAACTGGCAGTGGTGGGCGTTCACGCTGACCGGCATCGCGACCGTGTTCTTCTACGCGCGGCTCTGGCGTCGATCCGGCGTCCTGACGGATCTGGAGTTCTACGAGCTTCGCTACTCCGGTACAGCGGCCAGCGCCGTCCGGGGGTTCCGGGCCGTCTATCTCGGCTTGTTGTTCAACTGCTTGATCATGGCGACGGTCAACCTGGCGGCCTGCAAGATCGCCGGCGTGCTGTTTGGACTGGCGCCGTGGCAGACGCTGATGTTCGTCGGTCTCCTGAACGTGGCGTTCGCGGCGCACTCGGGTCTCTGGGGTGTGCTCGTCATCGACATGATCCAGTTCGGGATCATGATGACCGCCGTGATCGCCGCGGCGTACTTCGCGCTCGGGCTCCCGCAAGTGGGTGGTCTCGACGGTTTGGTGACCAAGCTCTCCGCGATGGAAGGTCCCGGCGGCGTGCACTATCTCAACCTGCTGCCAGACTTCACCAACACGTGGGACATCGCGCTCGCAGTGTTCGTCATGCCGATCGCCGTGCAATGGTGGGCCGTGTGGTACCCGGGCTCGGAACCAGGCGGTGGAAGCTACATTGCGCAGCGCATGCTGGCCTCGAAGTCGGAGCGAGACTCGCTCGGGGCGGTGCTGTTCTTCAACCTCGCCCACTACGTGCTCCGGCCGTGGCCCTGGATCATCACAGCGCTCTGCTCGATCTTGGTGTACCCGGAGCTCTCCGACATCCAACGGGCTTTTCCCCACCTCGACCCGAGGCTGCTCGGTCACGACATCGCGTACCCAGCGATGTTGAAGTTCCTGCCCGCCGGCTTCGTGGGATTGATGGTTGGAGGCCTCATAGCGGCCAATTCGTCCACGATTCTCACACATCTCAACTGGGGCGCCTCGTATCTGGTGCACGACTTCTACCGTCGGTTCATCCGGAGAGAGGCGGACGAACAGCACTACGTGCGCGTGGGGCGCATCACGACGGTGCTGTTGTTTGTGTGTGCTGCCGGCCTCACGTTCGTCCTGGACACCGCCAAAGACGCCTTCGACATCATCTTGCAAGTGGGGGCCGGCACCGGATTGCTCTATCTCGCGCGTTGGTTCTGGTGGCGCGTGACCGCCTGGTGCGAGGTCGTCGCCATGGTGAGCTCGTTCGTGATCTCGGTGCTCCTCATCGGGCTCGCGCGTTATGATGTGCTGCAACCCTCGACCTTCATCGGCTTGAAGGACATCAACCTGCTCATCACCATCGCCGTGACCACCGTCTGCTGGGTGCTGACCGCGTATCTCGGTCCGCAGACCGATCGTCAGACGCTCGTCGAGTTCTACCGAAGAGTGCGCCCGGCGGGGCCCGGTTGGGCGCCCATTCGCCGGCTCGCCGGCATCTCGAAAGAGGAGGCTGCACGCACAGGAGACGACTTGCCGCTGGCGCTCGTCGGGTGGGTCGCGGGCTGCACGATGACCTGGTCGGCGCTCTTCACCATCGGCAACTTTCTCTACGGTCGCATGGGATACACGATCCCGTTGGGCCTCGTGGTCCTCGTCAGCGCTTCCGTCCTGTTGTACGTGGTCAACCGCCTCTGGTCATCGCCACTCAAAACTCAACACTCATAG
- a CDS encoding glycosyl hydrolase, giving the protein MPLAVLAIVALVGATGSKPAAGTQSRHRIVRVTPADVQNPAEVSVAINPTDPNNFVVSMYARGPKEGPRVTNRISVTRDAGRTWQGAAAANPEKRVQGDDAVLFDGDGRALHSYISFEGIRAPRPSRAVNGIFVRRSDDDGRTWGRPVAVVDHRNTVTPFEDKPWPGIDRVSGSPHRGNVYVAWTRFDEYGSKDPECRTEIHFSRSTDEGKTFAMPFRISDDSGDCLDSDNTVEGAVPAVGPHGEVYVAWNGPKGLMFDQSEDGGLTFGRDRQVAITPGGWDIDIRGIARSNGMPVTAADVSDGPRRGTIYVNWIDERNSDPDVFVVSSTDGGHTWSAPVRVNDDPAKNGAAQFFTWMAVDPIDGSVNVVFHDRRGLKGTQTRVTLARSVDGGRTFVNHALDLAPFECNENVSFGDYNGIDAYNGRVVAVFPHFIEEEALAVSAAVFDFALGTQETR; this is encoded by the coding sequence TTGCCCCTTGCTGTGCTCGCGATCGTCGCGCTTGTGGGCGCCACTGGTTCCAAGCCGGCGGCCGGCACCCAATCGCGCCACCGCATCGTCCGGGTCACGCCCGCGGATGTGCAGAACCCCGCTGAGGTCTCGGTGGCCATCAACCCGACCGATCCAAACAACTTCGTCGTCTCGATGTACGCGCGTGGGCCGAAAGAGGGGCCGCGCGTGACGAACCGCATCTCCGTTACCCGTGACGCAGGGCGCACGTGGCAGGGCGCCGCAGCGGCCAATCCCGAGAAGCGCGTACAAGGAGACGACGCGGTATTGTTCGACGGCGATGGCCGCGCGTTGCATAGCTACATCTCGTTCGAGGGCATTCGCGCGCCGCGCCCCAGCCGCGCCGTCAACGGGATCTTCGTACGACGATCAGACGACGATGGCCGGACGTGGGGACGACCGGTGGCGGTCGTCGATCATCGCAACACGGTCACGCCATTCGAAGACAAGCCGTGGCCCGGCATTGATCGCGTCAGCGGGTCTCCGCATCGGGGCAACGTCTACGTCGCGTGGACGCGCTTCGACGAGTACGGCAGCAAGGATCCGGAGTGCCGGACGGAGATCCATTTCAGCCGTTCGACCGACGAGGGCAAGACGTTTGCGATGCCCTTTCGTATCTCCGACGATTCCGGAGACTGTCTCGACAGCGACAACACGGTCGAAGGCGCTGTGCCGGCGGTCGGACCGCACGGTGAGGTGTATGTCGCATGGAATGGCCCCAAGGGGCTCATGTTCGACCAATCGGAAGACGGGGGCCTGACGTTTGGACGAGATCGCCAGGTCGCGATCACGCCCGGTGGGTGGGACATCGACATCCGCGGGATTGCCCGGAGCAACGGCATGCCTGTCACGGCCGCGGATGTCAGCGATGGCCCGCGGCGCGGGACGATCTATGTGAACTGGATCGATGAACGAAACAGTGATCCGGATGTGTTCGTCGTCTCGTCCACCGATGGCGGTCACACGTGGAGCGCGCCCGTCAGAGTCAACGATGACCCTGCGAAGAACGGCGCCGCGCAGTTCTTCACGTGGATGGCGGTCGATCCAATCGACGGCTCGGTCAACGTCGTGTTTCACGATCGGCGCGGGTTGAAGGGCACTCAGACACGCGTGACGCTCGCCCGCAGCGTCGATGGTGGCAGAACGTTCGTCAACCACGCCCTGGATCTGGCGCCGTTCGAGTGCAACGAGAACGTGTCGTTTGGCGACTACAACGGCATCGACGCGTACAATGGCCGTGTGGTGGCCGTGTTTCCTCACTTCATCGAAGAGGAGGCGCTCGCCGTGTCGGCCGCTGTCTTCGACTTCGCGCTCGGCACGCAGGAGACGCGCTGA